The proteins below are encoded in one region of Agelaius phoeniceus isolate bAgePho1 chromosome 33, bAgePho1.hap1, whole genome shotgun sequence:
- the LOC129131834 gene encoding olfactory receptor 14J1-like: MLTMVEATTGWLETDPVPHITAQNTILGLENDLGSICTTVPKAMHNSLWDTSTISYSGCAAQMFLFLFFISAEFFLLTVMCYDCYVSICKPLHYGTLLGSRACAHMAAAAWASAFLNALLHTANTFSLPLWHGNALGQFFCEGPQILKLSCSHSTFRKICISLVAICLAFACFVFIVFSYVQIFRAVLRIPSQQGRHKAFSTCLPHLAVVSLFLITAMFAYLKPPSISSPSLDLAVSVLYSVVPPALNPLIYSLRNQELQAAVWRLMTGQFKNH, encoded by the exons atgctgaccatggtggaagccaccacggGATGGCTGGAGACCGACCCTGTGCCTCACatcactgcccagaacaccatcctgggcctggaaaa cgacctgggctccatctgcaccactgtccccaaagccatgcacaattccctctgggacaccagcaccatttCCTActcaggatgtgctgcacagaTGTTCCTGTTTCTCTTCTTCATTTCAGCAGAGTTTTTCCTCCTGACCGTCATGTGCTACGActgctacgtgtccatctgcaaacccctgcactacgggaccctcttgggcagcagagcttgtgcccacatggcagcagctgcctgggccagtgcctttctcaatgccctgctgcacacagccaatacattttccctgcccctgtggcatggcaatgccctgggtcAGTTCTTCTGTGAGGGGCCCCAGATCCttaagctctcctgctcacactccaccttcagaaaaatctgtatttctttGGTTGCTATCTGTTTAgcttttgcttgttttgtgttcatcgttttctcctatgtgcagattttcagggctgtgctgaggatcccctctcagcagggacggcacaaagccttttccacctgcctccctcacttggccgtggtctccctgttcctcatcACTGCCATGTTTGCCTACCTAAAAcccccctccatctcctccccatccctggatctggcagtgtcggttctgtactcggtggtgcctccagccctgaatcccctcatctacagcctgaggaaccaggagctccaggctgcagtgtggagactgatgactggacaATTTAAGAATCATTAA
- the LOC129131822 gene encoding olfactory receptor 14J1-like: MFFFLLNLALSDLGSICTTVPKAMHNSLWDTSTISYSGCAAQMFLFLFFISAEFFLLTIMCYDRYVSICKPLHYGTLLGSRACAHMAVAAWASAFLNALLHTANTFSLPLCHGNALGQFFCDIPQILRLSCYKSYLRELGLIVVSAFFLFGCFVFIVFSYVQIFRAVLRIPSEQGRHKAFSTCLPHLAVVSLFVSTGIFSYLKPPSISSPSLDLTLSVLYSVVPPALNPLIYSLRNQELKDGMRKMMTGCFSEGLKYPFCIA; the protein is encoded by the coding sequence atgttcttcttcctgctcaacctggccctcagcgacctgggctccatctgcaccactgtccccaaagccatgcacaattccctctgggacaccagcaccatctcctactcaggatgtgctgcacagatgttcctgtttctcttcttcatttcagcagagtttttcctcctgaccatcatgtgctacgaccgctacgtgtccatctgcaaacccctgcactacgggaccctcctgggcagcagagcttgtgcccacatggcagtagctgcctgggccagtgcctttctcaatgctctgctgcacacagccaatacattttccctgcccctgtgccatggcaatgccctgggccagttcttctgtgataTCCCCCAGATCCTCAGGCTCTCCTGCTacaaatcctacctcagggaacttgggctcatTGTAGTTAGTGCTTTTTTcttatttggttgttttgtgttcattgttttctcctatgtgcagatcttcagggctgtgctgaggatcccctctgagcagggacggcacaaagccttttccacctgcctccctcacctggctgtggtctccctcTTTGTCAGTACTGGCATATtttcctacctgaagcccccctccatctcttccccatccctggatctgacactctcagttctgtactcagtggtgcctccagccctgaaccccctcatctacagcctgaggaaccaggagctcaaggatgGCATGAGAAAaatgatgactggatgcttttcAGAAGGACTGAAGTACCCCTTTTGTATAGCATAG